In the Paenibacillus sp. GP183 genome, one interval contains:
- a CDS encoding tyrosine-type recombinase/integrase translates to MTCEPIKDRQKVKEMKEVLQRGQNGFRNRLFFEFALATALRVSDILSLQKKDIDSGHVRLKTKKTGVYKYIQLNPIVLQMLNLHLESLKDQDLIFDFGRIMAWKIIKDAADYVGIKNISTHSTRKTAAWHFYYESGKDIRKTMQLLGHKKTEETRVYLQITEDEVNNQLSRMYI, encoded by the coding sequence ATGACATGCGAACCTATTAAGGACAGACAAAAAGTTAAGGAAATGAAAGAAGTATTACAACGTGGGCAAAACGGCTTTCGCAATCGCTTGTTTTTTGAGTTCGCTCTTGCTACTGCATTAAGAGTTTCTGATATATTGTCGCTCCAGAAGAAAGACATCGATTCCGGGCACGTTCGGCTGAAGACCAAAAAGACGGGCGTTTACAAATACATCCAACTGAATCCGATTGTACTGCAGATGCTAAATCTGCACCTGGAAAGCCTTAAAGATCAAGATTTGATTTTTGATTTCGGGCGGATCATGGCCTGGAAAATCATAAAAGATGCCGCTGACTACGTCGGAATCAAAAATATCTCGACGCATTCGACAAGGAAAACAGCAGCCTGGCACTTTTACTATGAATCCGGTAAAGATATCCGCAAGACCATGCAGCTGCTCGGTCATAAAAAGACGGAAGAAACGCGGGTGTATCTGCAGATCACCGAAGACGAGGTAAACAACCAGTTGAGCCGAATGTATATATAA
- a CDS encoding PBECR4 domain-containing protein — protein MDVLTLSQLISKPKIDEISLELLQAYYEAFLVPYTYAFTLDNGMEINLDFDKEHFCHLTGIGKVAIGSVKNKELDKYFRLEGYDNIKNGVITLQHLKKLNKGKFKQIKDKLVFFYLLPNIVESPEILLDFTGGTPSSTRIEAKLLAYSATDEVYVHVGIDEDPNTKRHFARSFFTERINDTSDGTKFISGLTPFKVVKAEKIDRRPTTTETIETA, from the coding sequence TTGGACGTACTAACACTCTCACAACTCATATCTAAACCAAAAATTGATGAAATATCATTGGAACTTTTGCAGGCCTACTATGAAGCCTTCTTGGTACCGTACACCTACGCGTTCACGTTGGATAACGGCATGGAGATTAACCTGGACTTCGATAAAGAGCATTTTTGTCACCTGACCGGTATTGGCAAGGTGGCTATTGGTTCTGTGAAAAATAAGGAGCTCGATAAGTATTTCCGCCTTGAAGGATATGACAACATTAAAAACGGCGTGATCACCCTTCAGCATTTGAAAAAGCTTAACAAAGGTAAGTTTAAACAGATAAAGGACAAGCTAGTATTTTTTTATCTGCTGCCGAACATCGTGGAGTCGCCAGAAATTCTTTTGGATTTCACCGGCGGTACACCAAGCAGTACACGGATCGAAGCAAAATTACTAGCTTATAGTGCCACAGACGAAGTGTACGTTCATGTCGGCATCGATGAAGACCCAAACACAAAACGGCACTTTGCTCGTTCATTTTTTACCGAGAGAATCAACGATACAAGCGACGGAACAAAATTCATCAGCGGCTTGACCCCATTTAAGGTCGTTAAAGCTGAAAAGATTGATAGACGACCGACAACAACGGAAACTATAGAAACCGCATAA